GCAGTTCACAACATTGCCCTGGCAGGGCCCAGCAGTTCACAACATTGCCCTAGCAGTTCACCACATTGCCCTGGCAGGGCCCAGCAGTTCACCACATTGCCCTGGCAGGGCCTAGCAGTTCCAAACATTGCCCTGGCAGGGCCTAGCAGTTCACAACCTTGCCCTAGCAGTTCACCACATTGCCCTAGCAGGGCATAGCAGTTCACTGATTATAAGCTATTCGATCTAATTAATAAATTCAGACTTGTCTACcatacaaaaacaacaaaatctttgATATTGTCTCTTGAGTGTTTATTctgtgatatttattttaagaaatccaACCTTCATAGATCCAATGTGTGATAGATCGACATGAATTGGATTTGGATTGGATGTTGTGTTTTAGAGACAATCTGCACCGCAGTATACAATGGACAATGAGCTAGATACTAGCAATGGTCAGAGAGTTTAACTGATTCACAAGTACAGAATTGGGAGATCAATGGTGTAAGAGGAGAGGGAGGGGCTGAGACAATGGTTAACTGCCACTATATGTTTATTGAAGACGCGCCAAATCATTTCTTGTTCAGCATTTGAGCagaaaaaagatatttcattaTCTGTATTTTCAGAtagaaatgaacaattttcatgttcaatcattcatcaaaaatataccggtattctaCTACACTGGTACAAAGTTGTTAAATGTTAACCCCATCTCACTTAATACTCACTCTCTAAATGGATAAACATGCATATATGACCTGGTTTTAACAGATAAATATGATACTCAGACCATTGGACTTTAAATGTTATGCTAATCTGAATCTTATCTCATTTTGTTAGATTAGTTCATCAACTTTCACAAATGTTGAGGtaataagataaaaataaaaattgtccCTGGCGTTCGTAAACAGTTTTATATTAGAGAGTAGAGAGTGGATACATAATGTAACTTGAATTTTAATATGAGATTTAGAGTCACCAGTCAGAAATGGATCCAGCGCTCACGGCTCAAAATTTCGTGTTAAAATGCGAGGACTGTGAAGAAACTTCTGTGTGTACGTGTCGAATATGTGACGTCGCACTTTGCAGGGAACATTTTGGTAATCATATGGACACTAACCATGAATTATGTAAAACTAAAAACAATTCGATCTGTACAAAGCATTCCCTCTTGTTTAAACACTACTGCAGAAGCTGTATTAAGCCGATATGTAGTGACTGCGTTCGATACGAAGACCATTCTAACCATGGCCTTAGTGACCCAGCGGCCATGTTGGATTTTTATACAGAGATAATTGCTATAGAAAATGAAGAACTTCGCAATGTTATTAAACCTTTTTACAGCACAATACTGGAAGTTATTGATGAGAGACGCTCAGAGTTAGACATAAACATTACTAAGGCAagagaaaatgtaaaagaaTTTGGACGTAAACTGCACGAACAGGTAGATATCGCTGTAATGCACTACTATGAAACTTTGGCGGCCAATGAAAAAGAACAAttagaaaaaattcaattcgATTTGAACGTTTTTCAACAAAGGATTGAAGAAATAGAAAAGAAATTGGAAGACAATGCAAAATTGCTACAGAGGAATGACCCTTTTGATCTGATGACGCTTTTCAAATCTTCTCTTGCGGACTTCCCCATTTATCCTGAATTATATGAATTCAATATCCCCGCGTTCCAACCAAATGTACCTGATTTCAAGACACTTTTGCATATTGCTGGTGAAATAAGTTATATTCCAAGAACAGAAAATCCACtttctttaaaatgtaaacattttcagtTATCTCGGAGCCAACTTTTGGAACATCCTTTACATAAGTCCTCCAGTTCCAATTTAAATATACTGGACCTTTCATGTCTACAGTCTGACGGAGTTCTCACTGTTGGGAAAAATAATCAGTTTAAACAGCTTCAGTTCAAATGGGGAAAATTCTATCATGTTCAGACTAACGAAATAGAATGCAGGAGTCAGTACGTGGCTATCTCTCCGAATGATGCCATCTACTTCAGCGACACAGTGAACAGATCAATTAAGAAGTATGGGAACGTATACTGCCACCTACTGATTGATGTTCTAGACTTTGATGATTTAGAACCAAGAGGGCTAACATTTACTCCATCTGGTCACTTGTTGGTCTGTCTGTTCAGCAAACAACGTTCCTTCGTAGCACGATACATAAATGATAACAAACTGGTTCAGGAAATCGAGCACAATGGTGACAAACAACTGTACAAGGAACCTTGCTTTGTTTGCTGCAATAGGAATGGCGACGTCTGTGTAACAGACCACGGACTGAATGCTGTCATTGTTGTTGACATGTTTGGGGTCTTCCAGTTCTCGTACCGAGGCCAAAACGAGAAATCTTTCCGACCGTACTGTTTGGCCACCGACCATTTGTGTAACATAGTGATCACAGACAACGTTAACCACGAGATTCACCTACTGGATAAATATGGACAGTTTTTAGGATTCTTGACGACAGAACCCAGGATTATAAGACCGGGCGCCCTAGATATCGACCGAAATGGGAAGCTGTGGATGGAGCATTCCACTAGAGGAGAATTGACCGTGGTAAGATATCTGAGGTAGTCTAAATCGGGGGCCATAGATATTGTGGATGGAGCATTTCACTAGTGGAGAATTGACCGTTATAAGATATCTGAAATAGTCAAAATCGGTCActtttgtttattgataagtgacaaaaaatgtaGAACTGTTAACGTACAACCTttattttgcttatttattacatgtaagaaATGAATGTCGGACTTatctaaaatatttgttaaagctatacacgctataatttacgtcaattttgaatgacagtgaaaacgcatgtgtttgtctacttataaaagttatccttaatctgtaaattacaatggtgaattccatctcttTACAaggatatagatttttaattgtttattttcctgccaggaaaatatagcttttcatgaatattgatgaaggaagagcaaaccgacatcattgcgcatgtccgcggagaactaggtggtcgttattttttgcctaattaaatatccaacttgatttttaatatgtttaatagttgttaatttgaaatacatacatgtataatgagtaaaatacgtttgtcattcacgatacccttacttctgcattaacacttatagggtctataaatagcacatagggggaaaacacaggtctacgtcattttttagctcacctgagctgaaagctcaagtgagcttttccgatcaccttttgtccgtcgtccgtctgtccgtctgtccgtctgtccgtccgtccgtctgtccgtccgtctgtaaactttttacattttgaacttcttctctaaaaccgcttatccaatttcaaccaaatttggcacaaagcatccttatgggagggcgaatataaattgcagaaataaaagtccgatctatattcaaagcggagaaaaccttgaaactgtagaaaaaggggggtgcatttttaaaaatcttcttctcaagaactactgattccaattcattgtagtttagcataaattatccttatgggaaggaaaatataaattgcaaaaattaaggtctaattttgtttcaaatctgagttattacgaaaataataataaaggaaaagcGTGTTTTAATCAGTtgaatagcttcgggttcggcatccgatAGGTTCGgtatccggtaaaatgggtagacaagacttggttGGCCTGGGCATAACAAAAGATTCGCAGTTATTGATCTGCcagtctcattaaaatttcaggatatttgatggaccagtatatttgtatttgctgcaaaataatgcgtatttggaattgacgattgccgatctgccccggcttttattttgccacggcctgggtttgcatacccattttaccaagactcgttttccatacttctaaaacgaggttctttgtttaaagcagccatgacattatacgaaaaagggtcgatctgactatgatgaatttgcttgttgtacaacagttcgcgaatgaagggaaatttttgaaacatgcaaaatatattggtgccgattttgtgaagtaaattgaggctaaatatttcaatgcgttgacagttttcacacatgacgttggtgttagcttgttctgatttccgtttcgttttcattatttatgctttgtaacctgggaactatcgtctgtatttcgtgatttttacgtatcaaatcaaacagagac
The nucleotide sequence above comes from Magallana gigas chromosome 2, xbMagGiga1.1, whole genome shotgun sequence. Encoded proteins:
- the LOC109621058 gene encoding uncharacterized protein, translating into MDPALTAQNFVLKCEDCEETSVCTCRICDVALCREHFGNHMDTNHELCKTKNNSICTKHSLLFKHYCRSCIKPICSDCVRYEDHSNHGLSDPAAMLDFYTEIIAIENEELRNVIKPFYSTILEVIDERRSELDINITKARENVKEFGRKLHEQVDIAVMHYYETLAANEKEQLEKIQFDLNVFQQRIEEIEKKLEDNAKLLQRNDPFDLMTLFKSSLADFPIYPELYEFNIPAFQPNVPDFKTLLHIAGEISYIPRTENPLSLKCKHFQLSRSQLLEHPLHKSSSSNLNILDLSCLQSDGVLTVGKNNQFKQLQFKWGKFYHVQTNEIECRSQYVAISPNDAIYFSDTVNRSIKKYGNVYCHLLIDVLDFDDLEPRGLTFTPSGHLLVCLFSKQRSFVARYINDNKLVQEIEHNGDKQLYKEPCFVCCNRNGDVCVTDHGLNAVIVVDMFGVFQFSYRGQNEKSFRPYCLATDHLCNIVITDNVNHEIHLLDKYGQFLGFLTTEPRIIRPGALDIDRNGKLWMEHSTRGELTVIGSHSVLK